A window from Oscillospiraceae bacterium encodes these proteins:
- the ftsZ gene encoding cell division protein FtsZ, producing MPMELDTSYENNVVIKVIGIGGGGNNTINRMINNGAKGVEFIAVNTDRATLSQSRADKKIPIGEKITKGHGAGAKPEIGQRAAEESLEEITSAIKGADMIFLTSGMGGGTGTGATPIIAKLAKDMGILTIAIVTKPFAFEGQRRMGQAEEGIKNLSEHVDSLIVIPNERLRLVSETRITFLNAFEIADGVLSRGVQSISELISTTGLVNLDFADVTSIMSNAGLAHMGVGNGKGKDKAEAAAKMAISSPLLETSISGARGIIVNITASPDIGFEEVDTASNMIATEAHPDANIIWGAAFDPSLEDEMRVTVIATGFTTEKKGAVLGKRAASPAAAAPKAADTASAAKAETPANDDEYDLILDILNKSKKRKEDENKRNY from the coding sequence ATGCCTATGGAACTTGATACAAGCTATGAGAACAATGTCGTAATTAAAGTAATCGGTATCGGCGGCGGCGGTAACAACACAATAAACCGTATGATCAACAACGGTGCCAAAGGTGTCGAATTTATAGCCGTAAACACAGACAGAGCAACACTGAGCCAATCTCGTGCCGACAAAAAAATACCGATCGGCGAAAAAATAACAAAGGGTCACGGTGCAGGCGCAAAACCTGAAATCGGACAGCGCGCCGCAGAAGAATCGCTTGAAGAAATCACTTCCGCAATTAAAGGCGCAGATATGATTTTTCTCACCTCCGGCATGGGAGGCGGCACCGGAACCGGCGCCACTCCTATTATAGCGAAGCTTGCCAAAGACATGGGCATACTTACCATCGCCATCGTCACAAAACCTTTTGCATTCGAAGGTCAAAGGCGCATGGGTCAGGCCGAAGAAGGCATAAAAAATCTCAGTGAACATGTGGACTCTCTGATTGTCATACCGAATGAAAGACTTCGCCTTGTATCTGAAACTCGTATAACCTTCCTGAATGCTTTCGAAATTGCCGACGGAGTGTTGAGCCGCGGCGTACAGAGCATCTCGGAATTGATAAGCACGACCGGTCTCGTCAACCTTGACTTTGCCGATGTTACTTCGATAATGAGCAATGCCGGTCTTGCTCATATGGGCGTCGGCAACGGCAAAGGCAAGGATAAAGCCGAAGCAGCCGCAAAAATGGCTATATCCAGCCCGTTGCTTGAAACAAGTATTTCAGGCGCAAGAGGCATCATAGTCAACATCACCGCTTCTCCTGACATCGGATTTGAAGAGGTTGATACAGCTTCAAATATGATAGCCACAGAGGCTCATCCTGATGCCAACATTATCTGGGGTGCGGCGTTTGATCCGTCTCTCGAAGACGAGATGCGTGTGACCGTCATCGCGACCGGATTCACCACCGAAAAAAAGGGCGCGGTTCTCGGTAAACGTGCTGCATCTCCTGCGGCAGCCGCTCCTAAAGCCGCTGATACCGCTTCCGCCGCAAAAGCGGAGACACCCGCCAACGACGATGAATACGATCTGATC